The DNA window GGGTGAAACCCAAGGTCTTACTTTTTCGGTCGTTAAAACTGGAAAATTTCATAAAATTTTTGGTGGGTCTCTCTAACTAGCCCGCTACCCGTTCGAGAGTATTTGCGGGCGCGAATTCGCCCTTCTACCCGTTCGAAATCGAACCTTTTGCTTTTTTATTGTGAACAAAAATGTGGTAATGTTCTAGAGTTTTAGAAAGAGATTTAAAGGGGATTAATAATGCCGAGAATTGACGAACGTAGTTGGAAAAAGATTTTTGAATTGGGTAATAACGGTAAATACGATGATGAAGCGTATGCTGAGATTCTTGCTACAGTATTGAATTTGCGTGTTGAAAAAGGCTTAACTCAAAGTGACGTTGCGAGAATATCTGGTTTATCTACGAGTATGATCTCTAAAATTGAGAGTCAATATACAGTACCGAGTGTAAAAAATTTCTTACGATATATTTTCGCCTTAGATTTGGATTGGGAACTTGTTCATAAACGTTAACTGAATTTTGGGTTTAAAAAAGAGGTTCAGTATGAACCTCTTTTTTGGGGTTTTGAAAGTGACGTTTTTTGTCACTTTCCTCTTATCTTGATACAGTAGAATCAATTCGTTTTTTTGTTTTTCATTTAAAGCCTTGACATGGCGGGGTTTAGGCGTAAAATTAGCCTCATAAATGGTTGAATGAAAACAAAATAAAAAACCCACGTGAAATCTCTGTTTGGCGACCGAGCACGTGAGTTGATTATCATTTGCGATTTATAGCCT is part of the Pediococcus claussenii ATCC BAA-344 genome and encodes:
- a CDS encoding helix-turn-helix domain-containing protein; protein product: MPRIDERSWKKIFELGNNGKYDDEAYAEILATVLNLRVEKGLTQSDVARISGLSTSMISKIESQYTVPSVKNFLRYIFALDLDWELVHKR